The Terriglobus roseus region TCGGGCAGTAGTCCATTCCGCCGCGTGGCAGTGGCCACCATCTTCAGTTCTTCCGGCGAATGCACCTCGCCGCCTTCGCTACGCAATGGCATACGGAACACACGCAGAACCAGCGCGGTCGAGCCCTTCAGGAAGCGAACCGCCGGCAGCGCAATACGGATGAAAACATCCATCGGCCCGGCTACAGCCAGCGCCAGCCTTTCACTGCGTTGGAGCGCAATCGATTTCGGCACCTGCTCTCCCAGCAGCACTTCCAGGTAAGTAATGATGGAAAACGCCAGGATGATCGCCACAATGTGGCTGATGGCGGCCTCGTGCAACGCAAAGACTTTCCAACGCTGCAGAAAGGAGGCCTGTCCAAAAAGCTGTTCTAACACCTGCGCGACGGCGCTCTCTCCGAGGTAGCCAAGAGCCAGCGAGCAGAGTGTAACCCCAAGCTGATTTGCCGCCAGAAAATCGTCAATCTCCTGCTTGAGCCGCAGCGCTGTAGCGGCGCCGATGCGTCCACTACGCACCATGTGTTCCAGGCGTGTTTCTCGCACGGACACAATGGCAAACTCCGCCGCAACGAAGAACGCGTTCGCCAGGATCAGAATGGCGACGGTCATCAGGCGGAACAGGGCCGATTCGAGCATGGAGTCGAGTGTACTGGACGGAAAGTTATGCCGTCGGACTTCAATGGTTCGTGAATTGTGTAATCTAAAACAGAGCACTCGAAGAATGATGGCCGAACTACAGATCGCAAGCGGCACCACGCGTTTTCAACGCGTATGCGCTGTGCTGTGCCTGTTTCTTCTACTCTTCTCGGTTGCACACACTGTCTTCGGCCACTCGGAAGTTTTGAGAGCTCCGCAAGTAGGCGCTACCGGCTCGTCCGATAACTCCGTTCTTCATGCACTGACCACGGACACGCCAGACACCTGCGCACTTTGCGTTGCGATCACGACCATTGTGGTCATGGCAGTCCTGACGCTTGGTGCGCCGCGTCCGTCGCGTCCACGCACGCCAGTGCTGCTACAGCTTTCCGGAACAGTCACCGGATGGCATCCTTCTCTTTTCTCGCGGCCTCCTCCAGCCCGTTGATTCGCGTCGCCCGGTAGCTTACTGCTGCCGCTTTGCTGCTTCCATGCAGCATTTACGCTGATTTGCTTTCAACACTTTGAGGAGTTCTCCATGCGCATGGGCCGATTTGCCCTCATGCTCTCCCTTCCAGTAGCAGCTATTGCCGCTGGCATTCCTGCTGTTGCTCAATCCACCGCCGGTACCGTAACAGGCATCGTTACAGACGCCAGCGGCGCAGCCATTCCCAACGCGACCGTTCTCATCGCGAATCCCGTCAGCGGCCTGAACCGCACCGCGACGAGTGACACCACGGGCCGTTATACCTTTACGAATCTGCCGTTCAATCGCTACCACATTGAAGTTTCGGCAACAGGCTTCTCCAGTACAACCAGCGACGTCCAGGTGCGCACCGGCAACGCGACACAACTCGATCTGCAATTGAAGGTCGGCGCGGCGTCGCAGGAGATCACCGTTGAGTCTGATGATGTGCTGAACACCTCGGCACAACAATCCACCACCATTGACCGCGATCTGTTTACGAAACTGCCGCTGGTCAGCACCTCTTCTCCACTCTCCAGCCTCGTTACGCTGAGCACACCCGGTATCGCATCCGACTCAAACGGCCTCTTCCATCCGCTTGGCGAGCACGCCGACACGACCTTCGCCATCGACGGTCAGCCCATCAGCGACCAGCAGAGCCGCGTTTTTGGCAATCAGCCGTCACCCAACATCATCCAATCAGTCAACGTCATCAACGGCATTGCGCCCGCGGAATATGGCGATAAGACCAGCCTCGTGGTGGAAACCACCACGCGTTCCGGTCTGGGACTGGCCAAGCCTACGGGCACAGTGGGACTAAGCTATGGCACCTTCGGTTCGGTCACGCCATCACTTGCTGTCGGCTTTGGTGGCAAAACTGTAGGCGACTTCCTTTCCATCGACGGCTATCGCAGCGGCCGCTATCTGGATAGCCCGGAATATCGTCCGATCCATGACGTTGGCAACAGCATCAACATCTTCAATCGCAGCGACTACCATCCGACTGATGCAGATGCATTGCAGTTGAACCTGTCGTTCTCACGTTCGTGGTTCCAGCAGCCCAATCAATACGACCAGCCCAACCAGGATCAGCGCGCGAAGATCATCTCTTTCAACATTGCGCCAAGCTGGACACACACCATCAGCCCCAACAGCCTGATCACGGTTTCACCCTATCTGCGCCAGGACAACTTCCACTACTACCCCAGCAATGACGTCTTCAACGACACGCCAGTAACGCTGTCGCAATCGCGCCGTTTGCAGAACGCTGGCCTCCGCGCGGACTACACGCTCAACAAGGGCATTCACACGTTGAAAGCCGGAGCGACCTTGTACCACACCTTCCTTACAGAAGGCTTTGGCCTCGGCGTTACGGATGCGACGTTTAATGCGCCATGCGTTGATGCTGACGGCAATCCTGTCACGGATCCTTCCATCACAAGCCCCACGCAATGCGGCGTGGGCAATGACTACACGGCGAACGACAGCTATGCACCAGGCCTCGCACCGTACGATCTGACGCGTGGTGGTTCCATCTATCGCTTCCACGGCCATACCGATATCAAGCAGGAAGCCGTATATTTCTCAGACAACATCATGTGGCACGACTGGAACGTACAGTTGGGCGTGCGTGGGGACAACTACAACGGCTTGAGCAGCCGTTCCAAGGTTGAGCCGCGTATCAATGTCGCGTATCACGTGCATCCCAGCGGCACCGTTCTGCGGTTGGGATGGGGACAATTCTTCCTCACCCCATATAACGAAAACCTGATTGTCAGCAGCACGACGGGCGTTGGTGGTTTGCAGAGCACGGCAGGCGACCAGCTTAAGGACGTGGCTTTGAAGCCGGCATCACGCAACCAGTACACCGCTGGATTCGAGCAGTCCTTTGGTCGCTACCTGGTTGTGAACGGTGAGTATTTCTGGAAGTACACGGACCGCGATTTTGACTTTGACGTGGTTCTGAATTCTCCGCTGGCCTTTCCCATTCAGTGGCAGAAGTCCAAAATCGATGGCTTCGGTATCAAGGTCACCATGCCGGCATACCACGGCGTCTCTGCATATTCGGTGCTGGGACACACGCGTTCTCGCTTCTTTGGTCCGGAGGTTGGTGGCGTGCTCTCCAACGATCCCACGATCAACACCAGCAGCGTGTTTCGTATCGATCACGATCAGGCCTTCCAGCAATCCACCAATCTGCAGTACCAGTACAAGCACGGTCCCTACTTCGGCCTAACCTGGCGCTATGAAAGCGGCCTGGTGGCTGGCTCCGTAACGGATCCTGAAACGGCGTTGGGCTTCACACCGGATCAGCAGCAGCAGATTCAGCTCACCTGCGGCAATGTTCGTGCGACCCTTGCGAATCCCATCACCAGCTGCTCCCCTGGCCAGCTCTATTCCCCGCTGGTGAAGATTCCGGCTCCTGGGACGGAGAATGACGACAAGAACCCGCCGCGCATTGCTCCGCGTACGCTGTTCGATGGTCAGCTTGGTTGGGACAACGTGCTGCATAAGGATCGTCTGAAGACGAACCTTTCCATCACAGCCACAAACCTGACGAACAAGACTGCTCTGTACAACTTCCTGTCGACGTTCAGCGGAACGCACTACGTTTCGCCACGAACGGTCACTGGACAGGTCTCGTTCAACTTCTAACGCTGCTCTTGCACACTAAAAACGAAAACGTCCGCGAATGATTCGCGGACGTTTTCGTTTGCCTTTAAATCTTTTACGAGAGCATCGTCTCTTCCGAAGACCGCAGCCGCACCATGCGTTCCACTGCATAGGGCGCGCGGTTCTGTGGCGAATAGAAGTGGCGCACCTGAAGTTCACCCAGCAGACCAATTCCAATCAGCTGCACACCCGCCAAGATCAACACAGAAGCCACAATGAACCATGGCCCATGTTGATGCAGAATTGCGCCACCACGAAGCAGCTTCATCAGCAGCAATCCCAGCGACATCATCATGCCCATCAACACACTGAGCGCGCCGTAGCTGCCGAAAAAATGCAGCGGCCGAGTCATGTACTTCAACAGAAAACGGATAGTCAACAAATCAAGAAACACGCGAAAAGTACGCGTGATGCCATAGTGGCTTTTCCCTGCGCCGCGAGGTGGATTCGAGATCGGAATTTCGCAGATCGAAGCTCCCCACCATGATGCCAATGCAGGAATGAACCGGTGCATCTGGCCGTACAGCGGAATGCTCTGGATCACTTCACGACGATAGGCCTTAAACGTGGTTCCAAAATCATGGATTTTCACGCCGCTAAGTTTGGCCACCATCCAGTTCGCCAGGCGTGATGGGATGCGGCGCAAGACAAAACTGTCTAGGCGTTGGGCACGCCAACCGCTCACCACGTCATAGCCCTCTTCCAGTTTTGCCAGGAAGTTTGGAATCTCGCTCGGGTCATGTTGCAGATCGCCATCCATGGCAAGCACGAAGTCGCCCTGAGCATTGTCAAAGCCGGCGGCCAAGGCAGACGTCTGACCAAAGTTACGGCGCAGCTTGATGACTAGAACTCGGCTATCAACCGCCGCAATCTCTTCCAACAGACGATAAGTGCGATCGCGCGATCCATCATCCACGAAGATAATTTCGAAGCGATCCCCCACGTGCTCCATGACATTTTTCAATTGGTCATAGAGCGTGGTGACATTCTCCTCTTCATCATGGAACGGAACGACGATGGAATACTTGAACACATCCCGATTTTACGCCCTTGCGCAAGAGGAATCTGCCTGGATTCCTCCCTGAGTTCGCCATCGACTTGTATCTCATTCAGCCACAAGATGATGACAAATGGCGACACAACCCTACACGGAAGAGCCTGTCCTGGAGCACGGCGACTCGGAAGAGATGACCGCCGTAGAGGAGTTCCATGAAGCACCGACACCCCGACGGTGGTACCTTGGAAGCGATATGGGTAAGAAGCTTGTTGGCGTCATCGTTCTCGTTTTGATCGCTGCAGGAGCATGGTATGCCTACCATCGGCGTGCGAGCCAGGTGGGTGACGGCGCCATTAAGTTTGAGGATACGAGTGCCCTGACAGACGAGTCGAAGCCCACGACGTCAGAGTCATCCAGCATCGTCACAACACCTTCTGACACATCCAAGCGAAACATCGTACAGCCCACAACGAATGTGCAGCCACCGATGACTGGCACCGTTGCGGCTGCTGCTCCCACGGCGGCAACACCTGCGACGGACAGCATCTCGGCAAATCCCACCAACGGAATGGCATTCACCGGCAGCGGAAAGTATCAGGTATATCGCCAAGGCAATCTGACCTGGCGCGTGGATACTGAAACAGGCCGCACCTGCATTCTGTTCGCCACCATGGAAGAGTGGCGTAAGCCGATTGTTTATCAGCACGGCTGCAACAACAGCTAATAGCGATAGCTCTTCGAGAAATAAGTAAGGACATGGCTTTCGCCATGCCCTTAAAACGTTTGCTTATGAACGCCGCTAGCGGATGGGATGAATCGCGTTGTTGTAGATAAACTGCGCGCCGATAATCAGCAGCCACACCCAAAGCGCAAACCGCAGTGGACGCTTGGGGATAAACTTCGCTGACCACGTTCCTACGATCACACCGAAGATGCCGCCAATCACAAGCTCCTTCAGCAGTGAGGCATCATGCGCTCCGCTGAACATGTGAGCGCCGCTGCCCACTAGCGACAGAGCAAAGCCAAACAAAATATCCGTGCCCACCACCTGGGCAGGCGCAAGGTTCGTCAACGACAGCAGCGCGGCGGTACCCAACGCACCAGCACCAGCAGACGAAAAGCCTACTTCAGCGCCTACGGGGAACATCAACAACGGCATGCAGAAACGGCAATCGCGCGGCTTTTCACGTTGAGAGATGGGGCGGAAAGAGAAGATGATCTGATAGATCGCCGTCAGCACAAGCACCGCACCGAGCAGGCCGTTCATGATGTGCTGCGAACCTTTGCTGACCAGATGCGCAAGGAACAACGAACCCAGCAGAACGCCCGGCAATCCGCCCAACAGCATCCATCCCAGCACACGCCAGTTCACCTGCTTACGGATGATCTGCGTGGGCACGAGGAACAGTTTTACAGCTGCCGAAAACACCAGCCCGGTCGTGACAGCAACCGCTGTTGGTACTCCAAGGAACAGGATGAGCAAGGGCGTGGTGATGGTGCCTGCGCCCACGCCGGTCAAAGCGATAAACATCGCAATGACAAATCCAATCAGGTAATGCATCGTCTGCTTTCGTGAACAGACTGCGGAAGAATTACGCAGCCAGGAAAATCGTTCGTTTTCCTAAGAATCAGTGCGCAGCATCCGGATTGGCCGTGTCCGTGGCCTGGATATGGATGCCGCATTCCACCTTCTTTCCTCCCCAGCGGCCCGATCGAGGATCGTTCGGGTCCGTGGGGAGGGTGGTACATGGCTGACATCCAATGGACGTATACCCCAGGTCGTACAGGGGCAGCAGTGGAATGTTGAAGTGCGCGCTCAACTGCCACACATCGCGCGTAGTCCAGTCCGCGAAGGGGCTGAGCTTACGCACAATCGTGTCCGGCTTCACGGCAAAATCATCGATCTCTTTCAACGCGGTACGGCTGCGCGCTTGCTCGCGGCGCAATCCTGTGAGCCACACCTTGTAGTTCGCGACGGCGTCGAACAGCGGCTCCACTTTGCGCAGACCGCAGCAGCGATTGGGCTCTGTTTGATAGAGCAGTCCAAACTCCGACTCCTGCTCCGCAACTGTCTTCTTGGGCAGCAGATTCGTCAGGTTCAAGTTCCACTCGCGCGTCATGCGATCGCGATATTCGTAGGTCTCGGGGAAGTGATAACCCGTCTCCAAGAACAGCACTGGAATGTTCGGGCGAAGCTCCAGGGCAAGATGCAACAAGAGCACATCCTCCGCCTGAAATGAGCATGTAAGGCACGCTTCGCCTTCGCCAACGCCTTCCAACTCTGTGCGCAGTAACTCACGCACATGCGCAAGCTGCGCCAACAACTCAGGACGAAGCTCCGGCAGATTGCCATCGCCGGTAACTACCGGTGCGCCGCCATGGCGTT contains the following coding sequences:
- a CDS encoding sulfite exporter TauE/SafE family protein, translating into MHYLIGFVIAMFIALTGVGAGTITTPLLILFLGVPTAVAVTTGLVFSAAVKLFLVPTQIIRKQVNWRVLGWMLLGGLPGVLLGSLFLAHLVSKGSQHIMNGLLGAVLVLTAIYQIIFSFRPISQREKPRDCRFCMPLLMFPVGAEVGFSSAGAGALGTAALLSLTNLAPAQVVGTDILFGFALSLVGSGAHMFSGAHDASLLKELVIGGIFGVIVGTWSAKFIPKRPLRFALWVWLLIIGAQFIYNNAIHPIR
- a CDS encoding phosphoadenylyl-sulfate reductase, coding for METSTTPGIVSREHEKEILRAERETERHGGAPVVTGDGNLPELRPELLAQLAHVRELLRTELEGVGEGEACLTCSFQAEDVLLLHLALELRPNIPVLFLETGYHFPETYEYRDRMTREWNLNLTNLLPKKTVAEQESEFGLLYQTEPNRCCGLRKVEPLFDAVANYKVWLTGLRREQARSRTALKEIDDFAVKPDTIVRKLSPFADWTTRDVWQLSAHFNIPLLPLYDLGYTSIGCQPCTTLPTDPNDPRSGRWGGKKVECGIHIQATDTANPDAAH
- a CDS encoding glycosyltransferase family 2 protein, producing the protein MFKYSIVVPFHDEEENVTTLYDQLKNVMEHVGDRFEIIFVDDGSRDRTYRLLEEIAAVDSRVLVIKLRRNFGQTSALAAGFDNAQGDFVLAMDGDLQHDPSEIPNFLAKLEEGYDVVSGWRAQRLDSFVLRRIPSRLANWMVAKLSGVKIHDFGTTFKAYRREVIQSIPLYGQMHRFIPALASWWGASICEIPISNPPRGAGKSHYGITRTFRVFLDLLTIRFLLKYMTRPLHFFGSYGALSVLMGMMMSLGLLLMKLLRGGAILHQHGPWFIVASVLILAGVQLIGIGLLGELQVRHFYSPQNRAPYAVERMVRLRSSEETMLS
- a CDS encoding TonB-dependent receptor, coding for MRMGRFALMLSLPVAAIAAGIPAVAQSTAGTVTGIVTDASGAAIPNATVLIANPVSGLNRTATSDTTGRYTFTNLPFNRYHIEVSATGFSSTTSDVQVRTGNATQLDLQLKVGAASQEITVESDDVLNTSAQQSTTIDRDLFTKLPLVSTSSPLSSLVTLSTPGIASDSNGLFHPLGEHADTTFAIDGQPISDQQSRVFGNQPSPNIIQSVNVINGIAPAEYGDKTSLVVETTTRSGLGLAKPTGTVGLSYGTFGSVTPSLAVGFGGKTVGDFLSIDGYRSGRYLDSPEYRPIHDVGNSINIFNRSDYHPTDADALQLNLSFSRSWFQQPNQYDQPNQDQRAKIISFNIAPSWTHTISPNSLITVSPYLRQDNFHYYPSNDVFNDTPVTLSQSRRLQNAGLRADYTLNKGIHTLKAGATLYHTFLTEGFGLGVTDATFNAPCVDADGNPVTDPSITSPTQCGVGNDYTANDSYAPGLAPYDLTRGGSIYRFHGHTDIKQEAVYFSDNIMWHDWNVQLGVRGDNYNGLSSRSKVEPRINVAYHVHPSGTVLRLGWGQFFLTPYNENLIVSSTTGVGGLQSTAGDQLKDVALKPASRNQYTAGFEQSFGRYLVVNGEYFWKYTDRDFDFDVVLNSPLAFPIQWQKSKIDGFGIKVTMPAYHGVSAYSVLGHTRSRFFGPEVGGVLSNDPTINTSSVFRIDHDQAFQQSTNLQYQYKHGPYFGLTWRYESGLVAGSVTDPETALGFTPDQQQQIQLTCGNVRATLANPITSCSPGQLYSPLVKIPAPGTENDDKNPPRIAPRTLFDGQLGWDNVLHKDRLKTNLSITATNLTNKTALYNFLSTFSGTHYVSPRTVTGQVSFNF